Proteins encoded together in one Schumannella luteola window:
- a CDS encoding type II secretion system protein, translating to MGAVHRARLGLRDRTVGATTRDDAGFTLIELLIVVVIIGVLAAIAIPVYIGAQNSAKDGGVKTDLTAAKSAAIAYSITTQGQFPSTLDTSTLRTFGYSGVSVEYPSGKAPQWAGSTKPASNAANFCIWATSPTGTTFSVTEKGGVASGACS from the coding sequence ATGGGTGCAGTGCACCGTGCGCGGCTCGGGCTGCGCGACCGCACCGTCGGCGCGACCACGCGGGATGACGCCGGCTTCACGCTCATCGAGCTGCTCATCGTCGTCGTGATCATCGGCGTTCTCGCCGCGATCGCGATCCCGGTCTACATCGGCGCCCAGAACAGCGCGAAGGACGGCGGGGTCAAGACCGACCTCACGGCCGCGAAGTCGGCGGCGATCGCCTACTCGATCACGACGCAGGGGCAGTTCCCGTCGACGCTCGACACGAGCACGCTGCGCACCTTCGGCTACAGCGGCGTGAGTGTCGAGTACCCCTCCGGCAAGGCGCCGCAGTGGGCCGGGTCGACCAAGCCCGCCAGCAACGCCGCGAACTTCTGCATCTGGGCGACGAGCCCCACCGGCACGACCTTCTCGGTGACCGAGAAGGGCGGCGTGGCCTCCGGCGCCTGCAGCTGA
- a CDS encoding ECF transporter S component, with translation MSDAASPQNGARRPDDESSEPIVDESSAPIADETPDQPADETAAAEHDAPSITEPATTSLGDVDAQPTVDADADTASASSDDAEADAAHRAAPQWTQEAPRIVAEPAEAEVAPPTAAASAEPVAAQETTEAPRLQQAAVRDDAPSPEAAPVPAAAATPLAATPPAADAPEPPHPAAPQLIEPEEPPATTAIPVAELLADSRDAESTATARSAATRQPAAETVAAPVAASTAPAEPIIPVPVAERSRAFDEPLEPTTGSTTYPTGAQPLPAVDHEAFSSFLATDDVEPPKAQHNRLFGAGFALLSSIVFGALYGGIVAGILVLRERAADWLPTFLDFVTGQTFVIPVVAYAVLALIFALLLNRAHWFAHVVTSLVLGALVYAAAIVTTLLLAGVTSLDSAASRNLLVEQIENPWFIVAGLAARETAMWFGFIAAARGRKVVARNREARERFDRDQAEKKAQRERGYVAV, from the coding sequence ATGAGCGACGCAGCGTCCCCGCAGAACGGCGCCCGCCGGCCCGACGACGAGTCGTCGGAGCCGATCGTCGACGAGAGCTCCGCTCCGATCGCCGACGAGACCCCGGATCAGCCCGCCGACGAGACCGCCGCCGCGGAGCACGACGCGCCGTCGATCACCGAGCCCGCCACCACCTCGCTGGGCGATGTCGACGCGCAGCCGACCGTCGACGCCGACGCCGACACCGCCTCCGCATCGAGCGATGACGCCGAGGCGGATGCCGCCCATCGGGCCGCGCCGCAGTGGACTCAGGAGGCGCCGCGCATCGTCGCCGAGCCGGCCGAGGCCGAGGTCGCCCCGCCGACCGCCGCGGCCTCCGCTGAGCCGGTCGCCGCGCAGGAGACCACCGAGGCGCCGCGCCTGCAGCAGGCTGCCGTGCGCGACGATGCGCCGTCGCCCGAAGCGGCGCCCGTGCCCGCCGCTGCCGCGACGCCGCTCGCGGCGACCCCGCCGGCCGCCGACGCGCCCGAGCCCCCGCACCCCGCGGCGCCGCAGCTGATCGAGCCGGAGGAGCCGCCCGCGACCACCGCCATCCCCGTCGCCGAGCTGCTCGCCGACTCGCGTGATGCCGAGAGCACCGCGACGGCGCGATCCGCCGCGACGCGGCAGCCCGCCGCGGAGACGGTCGCCGCCCCGGTCGCCGCGTCGACCGCGCCCGCCGAGCCGATCATCCCCGTGCCGGTCGCCGAGCGCTCGCGCGCGTTCGACGAGCCGCTCGAGCCGACCACCGGTTCCACGACCTATCCGACCGGCGCGCAGCCGCTGCCGGCGGTCGATCACGAGGCCTTCTCGTCGTTCCTCGCGACCGACGACGTCGAGCCGCCGAAGGCGCAGCACAACCGGCTCTTCGGCGCCGGATTCGCGCTGCTGTCGTCGATCGTCTTCGGCGCCCTGTACGGCGGCATCGTGGCGGGCATCCTCGTGCTGCGCGAGCGCGCCGCCGACTGGCTGCCCACCTTCCTCGACTTCGTCACCGGCCAGACCTTCGTGATCCCGGTCGTCGCCTACGCCGTGCTCGCGCTGATCTTCGCGTTGCTGCTCAACCGGGCGCACTGGTTCGCTCACGTCGTGACGAGTCTCGTGCTCGGCGCGCTGGTCTACGCCGCGGCGATCGTGACGACGCTGCTGCTCGCCGGCGTCACGAGCCTCGACTCGGCGGCGTCGCGCAACCTGCTGGTCGAGCAGATCGAGAACCCCTGGTTCATCGTCGCCGGACTCGCGGCGCGCGAGACGGCGATGTGGTTCGGCTTCATCGCGGCCGCGCGCGGGCGCAAGGTCGTGGCGCGCAACCGCGAGGCGCGCGAGCGATTCGATCGCGACCAGGCCGAGAAGAAGGCGCAGCGTGAGCGGGGATACGTCGCCGTCTGA